Proteins co-encoded in one Papaver somniferum cultivar HN1 chromosome 5, ASM357369v1, whole genome shotgun sequence genomic window:
- the LOC113281245 gene encoding DNA polymerase I B, chloroplastic/mitochondrial-like isoform X1: MCMIAEREPYTHFGNRHGMFMEPYNPFRSSARLMADYMCKGKIFFELPNFVVSEGRLVSRGSGSLVNEENKGAHRCFYGESEMKFGDIPFCRSSDYGDSICIFTGAAESKKLRVVKVINFGLDSAAKDEGVQSSFGRTYLGDDTGTQKASTSLLATSDNGSSGSVSTADEATYTRPIKNGDEATSAAELRESLSRIYDEVLVVENIPAAKEIVKMLTTKHRNRIYSCNTEVCKIDVQKDTPVDHGEVTCFSIYSGGGGDFGKGKSCIWVDVLDGGGRDIMIEFSAFFEDASIKKVWHNYSFDSHVIDNYGLKNSGFHADTMHLARLWDSSRGSEDGYSLKSLTNDPRVMNENSKMCGSRKKKVGIISGINQGKVSFKTIFGKGKLKKDGSEGKIIVTSPVEKLQRKERMLWICYSSLGSVNTLKLFESLKKKLQAMEWILDGCAKGNMYNFYEEYWRPYGELLVKMETEGMLVNREALAGMEKLAIVHQQVARVKFRQWASKMCPGVLHMNVGSDSQLRHLFFGGMRNSKDETHTLEEEKEYKVLNFDKVIGEGKKVATKFHKIRLHKIGNEIETDMFTASGWPSVGGDVLKVLAGKVTSEFKEDIDASQYGTAYKAFGEGNHGREACHAIAALYEVRSIDCMISNFILPLQSSAISGKDGRIHCSLNINTETGRLSARRPSLQNQPALEKDIYKIRQAFIAGDNNSLIIADYEQLELRILAHLSNCKSMLVAFKNGGDFHSRTTINMYPHIRTAVEQKEVLLEWYPEPCKSKPPQPLLKDVFASERRKAKMLNFSIAYGKTPQGLAKDWKVTVREASEIVNLWYTQRQRVLAWQDECKKEVRTKGCIKTLFGRARRFPLVASADIGAKRHIERAAINTPVQGSVADVVMCAMLEISKNARLKELGWRLLLQVHDEVILEGPTASAEEAKSIVVNCMSNPFDGKNILNVDLTVDAKVAQNWYAAK, encoded by the exons ATGTGCATGATTGCTGAAAGAGAACCTTACACTCATTTTGGTAACAGGCACGGAATGTTTATGGAACCATATAACCCATTTAGATCGTCTGCACGGCTGATGGCTGATTACATGTGTAAAGGCAAAATTTTCTTCGAACTCCCAAATTTTGTGGTTTCTGAAGGAAGGCTtgtttcaagaggatcaggaagTTTAGTGAATGAAGAAAACAAAGGAGCTCATAGATGCTTTTATGGAGAATCAGAAATGAAATTTGGGGACATTCCGTTTTGTAGATCCAGTGATTACGGTGATTCCATATGTATTTTCACTGGAGCTGCTGAATCAAAGAAATTAAGAGTCGTAAAAGTAATCAATTTTGGGCTTGATAGTGCTGCCAAAGATGAAGGTGTACAAAGCTCATTCGGGAGGACATACTTGGGTGATGATACAGGAACTCAAAAAGCTTCTACTTCATTACTGGCGACAAGTGACAATGGATCATCCGGCAGTGTCAGTACGGCAGATGAAGCTACTTACACTCGTCCAATAAAAAATGGAGATGAAGCTACTAGTGCGGCAGAGTTGCGAGAGAGTCTTAGTCGAATATATGATGAAGTTCTTGTAGTTGAAAATATCCCAGCAGCAAAGGAAATTGTTAAAATGCTTACAACTAAACACAGGAATCGCATCTATTCTTGTAATACTGAG GTATGCAAAATTGACGTACAGAAAGACACGCCTGTAGATCATGGAGAGGTAACATGTTTTAGTATCTATTCCGGAGGAGGAGGGGATTTTGGTAAAGGGAAGTCTTGTATCTGGGTGGATGTCCTGGACGGAGGCGGTAGGGATATTATGATCGAATTTTCTGCTTTCTTTGAAGACGCGTCAATTAAGAAG GTCTGGCACAACTATAGCTTTGATAGTCACGTCATAGACAATTATGGGCTTAAAAATTCTGGATTTCATGCTGATACTATGCATTTGGCAAGGCTTTGGGATTCTTCCAGAGGGTCAGAGGATGGGTATTCTCTTAAATCACTTACAAATGACCCAAGAGTCATGAATGAAAACAGTAAAATGTGCGGGAGCAGGAAAAAGAAAGTAGGGATCATTTCTGGGATCAATCAAGGAAAAGTATCATTCAAGACCATTTTCGGCAAGGGAAAGTTAAAGAAAGATGGATCCGAGGGTAAAATTATTGTAACTAGTCCTGTTGAAAAGCTTCAACGGAAAGAAAGGATGCTGTGGATCTGTTATTCTTCCCTGGGTTCAGTAAACACCCTGAAGCTTTTTGAAAGTTTGAAAAAAAAGTTACAGGCAATGGAGTGGATTCTAGATGGGTGTGCCAAAGGAAATATGTACAATTTCTATGAGGAGTATTGGAGACCATATGGCGAGCTTTTAGTGAAAATGGAAACTGAAGGAATGCTTGTAAATCGAGAAGCTCTTGCAGGCATGGAGAAGTTGGCCATTGTGCACCAGCAAGTTGCTAGAGTTAAATTCCGCCAATGGGCATCTAAGATGTGTCCTGGTGTTCTACACATGAATGTAGGAAGTGATTCCCAACTGCGGCACCTATTTTTCGGTGGAATGAGAAACAG TAAGGATGAAACACACACTCTTGAGGAGGAGAAGGAATATAAAGTACTTAACTTTGATAAAGTGATTGGAGAAGGCAAGAAGGTCGCTACAAAATTTCACAAAATTAGACTTCACAAAATTGGCAATGAAATAGAAACCGATATGTTCACCGCCAGTGGTTGGCCCTCAGTCGGTGGAGATGTTTTAAAGGTCCTTGCAGGCAAGGTCACCTCGGAATTCAAGGAGGACATCGATGCCTCTCAATATGGCACCGCTTACAAAGCTTTTGGAGAGGGCAATCATGGAAGGGAAGCTTGCCATGCCATAGCTGCTCTATATGAAGTCCGCTCAATTGACTGTATGATATCTAACTTCATTTTGCCTCTGCAG AGCAGCGCAATATCTGGCAAAGATGGTCGTATCCATTGCTCTTTAAATATCAACACTGAAACTGGACGCTTATCAGCAAGAAGGCCAAGTTTACAG AATCAACCTGCTCTGGAGAAGGACATATACAAGATCCGCCAGGCATTTATAGCTGGAGATAACAATTCCCTTATCATTGCTGATTATGAGCAG TTGGAGCTTAGAATTCTTGCACATCTTTCGAACTGCAAGAGCATGCTGGTTGCCTTCAAAAATGGTGGAGATTTCCATTCACGAACAACCATTAATATGTATCCACATATCCGTACAGCTGTGGAGCAAAAGGAAGTTCTGCTTGAGTGGTATCCTGAGCCCTGTAAAAGCAAACCTCCTCAGCCGCTATTAAAG GATGTTTTTGCATCTGAAAGAAGAAAGGCCAAAATGCTCAATTTTTCTATCGCATATGGCAAAACTCCTCAGGGATTGGCTAAAGACTGGAAA GTTACAGTTAGGGAAGCTAGTGAAATAGTTAATTTATGGTATACACAAAGGCAAAGAGTTTTGGCTTGGCAGGACGAGTGCAAGAAAGAGGTTAGGACAAAAGGTTGTATAAAAACATTGTTTGGCCGGGCTCGTCGCTTCCCTTTGGTGGCTTCAGCTGATATTGGTGCTAAACGTCACATCGAACGAGCAGCTATAAATACCCCTGTTCAG ggAAGTGTTGCTGATGTTGTTATGTGTGCGATGCTAGAAATATCGAAAAATGCTCGTTTGAAGGAACTAGGTTGGAGGTTGCTTTTGCAG GTTCATGATGAGGTAATATTGGAAGGTCCAACGGCGTCAGCAGAGGAAGCAAAATCCATCGTAGTGAACTGCATGTCCAATCCCTTTGACGGAAAAAACATTCTTAATGTGGATCTAACTGTTGATGCCAAGGTTGCACAGAACTGGTATGCTGCCAAGTAA
- the LOC113281245 gene encoding DNA polymerase I B, chloroplastic/mitochondrial-like isoform X3 — translation MCMIAEREPYTHFGNRHGMFMEPYNPFRSSARLMADYMCKGKIFFELPNFVVSEGRLVSRGSGSLVNEENKGAHRCFYGESEMKFGDIPFCRSSDYGDSICIFTGAAESKKLRVVKVINFGLDSAAKDEGVQSSFGRTYLGDDTGTQKASTSLLATSDNGSSGSVSTADEATYTRPIKNGDEATSAAELRESLSRIYDEVLVVENIPAAKEIVKMLTTKHRNRIYSCNTEVCKIDVQKDTPVDHGEVTCFSIYSGGGGDFGKGKSCIWVDVLDGGGRDIMIEFSAFFEDASIKKVWHNYSFDSHVIDNYGLKNSGFHADTMHLARLWDSSRGSEDGYSLKSLTNDPRVMNENSKMCGSRKKKVGIISGINQGKVSFKTIFGKGKLKKDGSEGKIIVTSPVEKLQRKERMLWICYSSLGSVNTLKLFESLKKKLQAMEWILDGCAKGNMYNFYEEYWRPYGELLVKMETEGMLVNREALAGMEKLAIVHQQVARVKFRQWASKMCPGVLHMNVGSDSQLRHLFFGGMRNSKDETHTLEEEKEYKVLNFDKVIGEGKKVATKFHKIRLHKIGNEIETDMFTASGWPSVGGDVLKVLAGKVTSEFKEDIDASQYGTAYKAFGEGNHGREACHAIAALYEVRSIDCMISNFILPLQSSAISGKDGRIHCSLNINTETGRLSARRPSLQNQPALEKDIYKIRQAFIAGDNNSLIIADYEQLELRILAHLSNCKSMLVAFKNGGDFHSRTTINMYPHIRTAVEQKEVLLEWYPEPCKSKPPQPLLKDVFASERRKAKMLNFSIAYGKTPQGLAKDWKVTVREASEIVNLWYTQRQRVLAWQDECKKEVRTKGCIKTLFGRARRFPLVASADIGAKRHIERAAINTPVQKYRKMLV, via the exons ATGTGCATGATTGCTGAAAGAGAACCTTACACTCATTTTGGTAACAGGCACGGAATGTTTATGGAACCATATAACCCATTTAGATCGTCTGCACGGCTGATGGCTGATTACATGTGTAAAGGCAAAATTTTCTTCGAACTCCCAAATTTTGTGGTTTCTGAAGGAAGGCTtgtttcaagaggatcaggaagTTTAGTGAATGAAGAAAACAAAGGAGCTCATAGATGCTTTTATGGAGAATCAGAAATGAAATTTGGGGACATTCCGTTTTGTAGATCCAGTGATTACGGTGATTCCATATGTATTTTCACTGGAGCTGCTGAATCAAAGAAATTAAGAGTCGTAAAAGTAATCAATTTTGGGCTTGATAGTGCTGCCAAAGATGAAGGTGTACAAAGCTCATTCGGGAGGACATACTTGGGTGATGATACAGGAACTCAAAAAGCTTCTACTTCATTACTGGCGACAAGTGACAATGGATCATCCGGCAGTGTCAGTACGGCAGATGAAGCTACTTACACTCGTCCAATAAAAAATGGAGATGAAGCTACTAGTGCGGCAGAGTTGCGAGAGAGTCTTAGTCGAATATATGATGAAGTTCTTGTAGTTGAAAATATCCCAGCAGCAAAGGAAATTGTTAAAATGCTTACAACTAAACACAGGAATCGCATCTATTCTTGTAATACTGAG GTATGCAAAATTGACGTACAGAAAGACACGCCTGTAGATCATGGAGAGGTAACATGTTTTAGTATCTATTCCGGAGGAGGAGGGGATTTTGGTAAAGGGAAGTCTTGTATCTGGGTGGATGTCCTGGACGGAGGCGGTAGGGATATTATGATCGAATTTTCTGCTTTCTTTGAAGACGCGTCAATTAAGAAG GTCTGGCACAACTATAGCTTTGATAGTCACGTCATAGACAATTATGGGCTTAAAAATTCTGGATTTCATGCTGATACTATGCATTTGGCAAGGCTTTGGGATTCTTCCAGAGGGTCAGAGGATGGGTATTCTCTTAAATCACTTACAAATGACCCAAGAGTCATGAATGAAAACAGTAAAATGTGCGGGAGCAGGAAAAAGAAAGTAGGGATCATTTCTGGGATCAATCAAGGAAAAGTATCATTCAAGACCATTTTCGGCAAGGGAAAGTTAAAGAAAGATGGATCCGAGGGTAAAATTATTGTAACTAGTCCTGTTGAAAAGCTTCAACGGAAAGAAAGGATGCTGTGGATCTGTTATTCTTCCCTGGGTTCAGTAAACACCCTGAAGCTTTTTGAAAGTTTGAAAAAAAAGTTACAGGCAATGGAGTGGATTCTAGATGGGTGTGCCAAAGGAAATATGTACAATTTCTATGAGGAGTATTGGAGACCATATGGCGAGCTTTTAGTGAAAATGGAAACTGAAGGAATGCTTGTAAATCGAGAAGCTCTTGCAGGCATGGAGAAGTTGGCCATTGTGCACCAGCAAGTTGCTAGAGTTAAATTCCGCCAATGGGCATCTAAGATGTGTCCTGGTGTTCTACACATGAATGTAGGAAGTGATTCCCAACTGCGGCACCTATTTTTCGGTGGAATGAGAAACAG TAAGGATGAAACACACACTCTTGAGGAGGAGAAGGAATATAAAGTACTTAACTTTGATAAAGTGATTGGAGAAGGCAAGAAGGTCGCTACAAAATTTCACAAAATTAGACTTCACAAAATTGGCAATGAAATAGAAACCGATATGTTCACCGCCAGTGGTTGGCCCTCAGTCGGTGGAGATGTTTTAAAGGTCCTTGCAGGCAAGGTCACCTCGGAATTCAAGGAGGACATCGATGCCTCTCAATATGGCACCGCTTACAAAGCTTTTGGAGAGGGCAATCATGGAAGGGAAGCTTGCCATGCCATAGCTGCTCTATATGAAGTCCGCTCAATTGACTGTATGATATCTAACTTCATTTTGCCTCTGCAG AGCAGCGCAATATCTGGCAAAGATGGTCGTATCCATTGCTCTTTAAATATCAACACTGAAACTGGACGCTTATCAGCAAGAAGGCCAAGTTTACAG AATCAACCTGCTCTGGAGAAGGACATATACAAGATCCGCCAGGCATTTATAGCTGGAGATAACAATTCCCTTATCATTGCTGATTATGAGCAG TTGGAGCTTAGAATTCTTGCACATCTTTCGAACTGCAAGAGCATGCTGGTTGCCTTCAAAAATGGTGGAGATTTCCATTCACGAACAACCATTAATATGTATCCACATATCCGTACAGCTGTGGAGCAAAAGGAAGTTCTGCTTGAGTGGTATCCTGAGCCCTGTAAAAGCAAACCTCCTCAGCCGCTATTAAAG GATGTTTTTGCATCTGAAAGAAGAAAGGCCAAAATGCTCAATTTTTCTATCGCATATGGCAAAACTCCTCAGGGATTGGCTAAAGACTGGAAA GTTACAGTTAGGGAAGCTAGTGAAATAGTTAATTTATGGTATACACAAAGGCAAAGAGTTTTGGCTTGGCAGGACGAGTGCAAGAAAGAGGTTAGGACAAAAGGTTGTATAAAAACATTGTTTGGCCGGGCTCGTCGCTTCCCTTTGGTGGCTTCAGCTGATATTGGTGCTAAACGTCACATCGAACGAGCAGCTATAAATACCCCTGTTCAG AAATATCGAAAAATGCTCGTTTGA
- the LOC113281245 gene encoding DNA polymerase I B, chloroplastic/mitochondrial-like isoform X2 — MFMEPYNPFRSSARLMADYMCKGKIFFELPNFVVSEGRLVSRGSGSLVNEENKGAHRCFYGESEMKFGDIPFCRSSDYGDSICIFTGAAESKKLRVVKVINFGLDSAAKDEGVQSSFGRTYLGDDTGTQKASTSLLATSDNGSSGSVSTADEATYTRPIKNGDEATSAAELRESLSRIYDEVLVVENIPAAKEIVKMLTTKHRNRIYSCNTEVCKIDVQKDTPVDHGEVTCFSIYSGGGGDFGKGKSCIWVDVLDGGGRDIMIEFSAFFEDASIKKVWHNYSFDSHVIDNYGLKNSGFHADTMHLARLWDSSRGSEDGYSLKSLTNDPRVMNENSKMCGSRKKKVGIISGINQGKVSFKTIFGKGKLKKDGSEGKIIVTSPVEKLQRKERMLWICYSSLGSVNTLKLFESLKKKLQAMEWILDGCAKGNMYNFYEEYWRPYGELLVKMETEGMLVNREALAGMEKLAIVHQQVARVKFRQWASKMCPGVLHMNVGSDSQLRHLFFGGMRNSKDETHTLEEEKEYKVLNFDKVIGEGKKVATKFHKIRLHKIGNEIETDMFTASGWPSVGGDVLKVLAGKVTSEFKEDIDASQYGTAYKAFGEGNHGREACHAIAALYEVRSIDCMISNFILPLQSSAISGKDGRIHCSLNINTETGRLSARRPSLQNQPALEKDIYKIRQAFIAGDNNSLIIADYEQLELRILAHLSNCKSMLVAFKNGGDFHSRTTINMYPHIRTAVEQKEVLLEWYPEPCKSKPPQPLLKDVFASERRKAKMLNFSIAYGKTPQGLAKDWKVTVREASEIVNLWYTQRQRVLAWQDECKKEVRTKGCIKTLFGRARRFPLVASADIGAKRHIERAAINTPVQGSVADVVMCAMLEISKNARLKELGWRLLLQVHDEVILEGPTASAEEAKSIVVNCMSNPFDGKNILNVDLTVDAKVAQNWYAAK, encoded by the exons ATGTTTATGGAACCATATAACCCATTTAGATCGTCTGCACGGCTGATGGCTGATTACATGTGTAAAGGCAAAATTTTCTTCGAACTCCCAAATTTTGTGGTTTCTGAAGGAAGGCTtgtttcaagaggatcaggaagTTTAGTGAATGAAGAAAACAAAGGAGCTCATAGATGCTTTTATGGAGAATCAGAAATGAAATTTGGGGACATTCCGTTTTGTAGATCCAGTGATTACGGTGATTCCATATGTATTTTCACTGGAGCTGCTGAATCAAAGAAATTAAGAGTCGTAAAAGTAATCAATTTTGGGCTTGATAGTGCTGCCAAAGATGAAGGTGTACAAAGCTCATTCGGGAGGACATACTTGGGTGATGATACAGGAACTCAAAAAGCTTCTACTTCATTACTGGCGACAAGTGACAATGGATCATCCGGCAGTGTCAGTACGGCAGATGAAGCTACTTACACTCGTCCAATAAAAAATGGAGATGAAGCTACTAGTGCGGCAGAGTTGCGAGAGAGTCTTAGTCGAATATATGATGAAGTTCTTGTAGTTGAAAATATCCCAGCAGCAAAGGAAATTGTTAAAATGCTTACAACTAAACACAGGAATCGCATCTATTCTTGTAATACTGAG GTATGCAAAATTGACGTACAGAAAGACACGCCTGTAGATCATGGAGAGGTAACATGTTTTAGTATCTATTCCGGAGGAGGAGGGGATTTTGGTAAAGGGAAGTCTTGTATCTGGGTGGATGTCCTGGACGGAGGCGGTAGGGATATTATGATCGAATTTTCTGCTTTCTTTGAAGACGCGTCAATTAAGAAG GTCTGGCACAACTATAGCTTTGATAGTCACGTCATAGACAATTATGGGCTTAAAAATTCTGGATTTCATGCTGATACTATGCATTTGGCAAGGCTTTGGGATTCTTCCAGAGGGTCAGAGGATGGGTATTCTCTTAAATCACTTACAAATGACCCAAGAGTCATGAATGAAAACAGTAAAATGTGCGGGAGCAGGAAAAAGAAAGTAGGGATCATTTCTGGGATCAATCAAGGAAAAGTATCATTCAAGACCATTTTCGGCAAGGGAAAGTTAAAGAAAGATGGATCCGAGGGTAAAATTATTGTAACTAGTCCTGTTGAAAAGCTTCAACGGAAAGAAAGGATGCTGTGGATCTGTTATTCTTCCCTGGGTTCAGTAAACACCCTGAAGCTTTTTGAAAGTTTGAAAAAAAAGTTACAGGCAATGGAGTGGATTCTAGATGGGTGTGCCAAAGGAAATATGTACAATTTCTATGAGGAGTATTGGAGACCATATGGCGAGCTTTTAGTGAAAATGGAAACTGAAGGAATGCTTGTAAATCGAGAAGCTCTTGCAGGCATGGAGAAGTTGGCCATTGTGCACCAGCAAGTTGCTAGAGTTAAATTCCGCCAATGGGCATCTAAGATGTGTCCTGGTGTTCTACACATGAATGTAGGAAGTGATTCCCAACTGCGGCACCTATTTTTCGGTGGAATGAGAAACAG TAAGGATGAAACACACACTCTTGAGGAGGAGAAGGAATATAAAGTACTTAACTTTGATAAAGTGATTGGAGAAGGCAAGAAGGTCGCTACAAAATTTCACAAAATTAGACTTCACAAAATTGGCAATGAAATAGAAACCGATATGTTCACCGCCAGTGGTTGGCCCTCAGTCGGTGGAGATGTTTTAAAGGTCCTTGCAGGCAAGGTCACCTCGGAATTCAAGGAGGACATCGATGCCTCTCAATATGGCACCGCTTACAAAGCTTTTGGAGAGGGCAATCATGGAAGGGAAGCTTGCCATGCCATAGCTGCTCTATATGAAGTCCGCTCAATTGACTGTATGATATCTAACTTCATTTTGCCTCTGCAG AGCAGCGCAATATCTGGCAAAGATGGTCGTATCCATTGCTCTTTAAATATCAACACTGAAACTGGACGCTTATCAGCAAGAAGGCCAAGTTTACAG AATCAACCTGCTCTGGAGAAGGACATATACAAGATCCGCCAGGCATTTATAGCTGGAGATAACAATTCCCTTATCATTGCTGATTATGAGCAG TTGGAGCTTAGAATTCTTGCACATCTTTCGAACTGCAAGAGCATGCTGGTTGCCTTCAAAAATGGTGGAGATTTCCATTCACGAACAACCATTAATATGTATCCACATATCCGTACAGCTGTGGAGCAAAAGGAAGTTCTGCTTGAGTGGTATCCTGAGCCCTGTAAAAGCAAACCTCCTCAGCCGCTATTAAAG GATGTTTTTGCATCTGAAAGAAGAAAGGCCAAAATGCTCAATTTTTCTATCGCATATGGCAAAACTCCTCAGGGATTGGCTAAAGACTGGAAA GTTACAGTTAGGGAAGCTAGTGAAATAGTTAATTTATGGTATACACAAAGGCAAAGAGTTTTGGCTTGGCAGGACGAGTGCAAGAAAGAGGTTAGGACAAAAGGTTGTATAAAAACATTGTTTGGCCGGGCTCGTCGCTTCCCTTTGGTGGCTTCAGCTGATATTGGTGCTAAACGTCACATCGAACGAGCAGCTATAAATACCCCTGTTCAG ggAAGTGTTGCTGATGTTGTTATGTGTGCGATGCTAGAAATATCGAAAAATGCTCGTTTGAAGGAACTAGGTTGGAGGTTGCTTTTGCAG GTTCATGATGAGGTAATATTGGAAGGTCCAACGGCGTCAGCAGAGGAAGCAAAATCCATCGTAGTGAACTGCATGTCCAATCCCTTTGACGGAAAAAACATTCTTAATGTGGATCTAACTGTTGATGCCAAGGTTGCACAGAACTGGTATGCTGCCAAGTAA
- the LOC113281249 gene encoding protein SRC2-like, which yields MEPPSSMELKVMSCNGINVFNFFQKLCTYVTVSIVSEDPKEKQKKRNHDKQKTPIDREGDGDPEWKHDIRFDLKQILSSSALTSLDHMFVHFDILAEGFLGDKSVGQVVVPLKELILESHGGGATRFISYQVRGSDGKPNGTLNFSYKVVGNEISSTFQNNNNNPAIVYPPVQAVAPPPSISYPPIDNYPSSPPMFYPPPIEVQHQHQHHHHHNPSTSSEVFYTAPPTPASPHTPTVSVADMFPYPPPQQHQLPLHYQPPPPAPAFPYGYGSGGFGYPHQPGFYPMTTIGYPHPNPYPYVDRPYGDTWHRENQHGGGSPGGSWRRIRKLFGRLKKRFR from the exons ATGGAGCCACCGAGCTCCATGGAGCTCAAAGTGATGTCCTGTAATGGTATAAACGTTTTTAATTTCTTTCAGAAATTATGTACCTATGTAACGGTTTCCATAGTTTCAGAAGATCCAAAGGAAAAACAGAAGAAACGCAATCATGATAAACAAAAAACACCTATTGACAGAGAAGGAGATGGAGATCCTGAATGGAAACACGATATCCGGTTCGATCTTAAACAGATTTTGTCGTCGTCGGCGTTGACGTCTTTGGATCATATGTTTGTTCATTTCGATATACTTGCTGAAGGATTTCTTGGTGATAAATCTGTTGGACAAGTTGTAGTTCCTTTGAAAGAATTGATCCTTGAATCTCATGGCGGAGGAGCTACGAGATTTATTAGTTATCAGGTTCGCGGTAGCGATGGAAAACCCAACGGAACTTTGAATTTCTCTTACAAAGTTGTCGGAAATGAAATTTCTTCAACGTTCCAGAATAACAACAACAATCCGGCAATAGTTTATCCGCCGGTACAGGCGGTGGCGCCACCTCCATCGATTTCTTATCCACCGATTGACAATTATCCTTCGTCACCACCGATGTTTTATCCACCGCCAATTGAAGTTCAGCATCAGCATCAGCATCATCACCATCATAATCCATCTACTTCTTCGGAAGTGTTCTATACGGCTCCACCGACACCAGCTTCTCCTCATACTCCCACGGTGTCGGTGGCAGATATGTTTCCGTATCCGCCTCCGCAGCAACATCAGCTACCGCTGCAttaccaaccaccaccgccagcTCCGGCGTTTCCATATGGATACGGTTCAGGGGGGTTTGGATACCCACATCAGCCTGGATTCTATCCAATGACGACAATCGGGTATCCGCATCCAAATCCATATCCTTATGTGGATAGGCCTTATGGAGATACTTGGCACAGGGAAAACCAGCATGGAGGAGGATCTCCCGGtggttcgtggaggagaatcaG GAAATTGTTTGGACGCCTCAAAAAGAGATTCCGTTAA
- the LOC113281251 gene encoding uncharacterized protein LOC113281251 — protein MEVHSSSRNSVIGKRLWRFLRIAYYMMRKGFMSKRKLLMDMNLMMKRGKLMRKSLGNLMTFHSHHHHHNSHDLTRGSFGNPQDYEFSCSNSPNPVFSHMSKRKHHYFPCINPPNEEDLDEEEIEEEEAKAVVVVRPKVGYSPECAFSFQFSTAATPDLAPGDSRFSPLLSPFAVRVTEYSSEEENEIQLEGMRSNPEVDDEAEDFIKRFYEQLRLQSKTQLLQYQENQYQEMLARGTC, from the coding sequence ATGGAGGTACATTCATCATCTAGAAATTCAGTTATCGGAAAGAGGCTATGGAGATTCTTGAGGATTGCATATTACATGATGCGAAAGGGTTTCATGTCAAAGAGGAAACTGCTCATGGACATGAACCTAATGATGAAGAGAGGTAAACTAATGAGGAAGTCATTGGGAAATCTAATGACGTTCCACAGCCATCACCACCATCACAATTCTCACGATTTGACGCGTGGTAGCTTCGGCAACCCACAGGATTACGAGTTCTCTTGCAGCAACAGTCCGAATCCTGTTTTTTCCCACATGTCGAAACGTAAACACCATTACTTCCCTTGTATCAATCCTCCTAATGAGGAAGATCTCGacgaagaagagattgaagaagaagaagctaaagCTGTTGTTGTTGTACGGCCTAAAGTCGGGTATTCACCTGAGTGTGCTTTCAGCTTTCAGTTTAGTACCGCAGCAACACCTGATCTGGCCCCTGGAGACAGTAGATTCAGCCCGCTCTTATCTCCGTTCGCTGTTAGAGTCACAGAGTATTCGTCCGAGGAGGAAAATGAAATCCAACTAGAGGGAATGCGTAGCAATCCGGAAGTTGACGATGAAGCAGAGGACTTCATAAAAAGGTTTTATGAACAACTAAGGCTTCAAAGTAAAACACAGTTGTTACAATATCAGGAAAACCAATACCAAGAGATGCTTGCTCGGGGTACTTGCTAA